In Catharus ustulatus isolate bCatUst1 chromosome 28, bCatUst1.pri.v2, whole genome shotgun sequence, one DNA window encodes the following:
- the PHLDB1 gene encoding pleckstrin homology-like domain family B member 1 isoform X17, producing MLGSATPQCLGNMGTLSRRVPLGTRTRWQPVSSAIRRLQEGTMEASGRTPTSSTHRVQTVIQSSPLDLIDTGKGLKVQTEKPHLVSLGSGRLSTAITLLPLEEGRTTIGTAATDIILQGPGLAPQHCYIENVRGTLTLHPCGNACAIDGVPLQRPTHLTQGCTICLGQATFLRFNHPAEAKWIKSMIPAGSRSPSALYGLPGKSEALVNGGRQLSERGCHSHSSLVSSIEKDLQDIMDSLVLEESASPGIHKPPACGRSALSPVVNGGGRCLLSPPASPGAASGGSSYENFSPLSSPASSSSYTSPSLSSQEQGPAVPPPLPLRSSSYNHTVQPPTLPAGGSSEPWPADRLGDHRMGSPQLTPRVVPRPRVALQERPPSPFREPRDALAPGRQPPSKAAPEARLQPPESPRVARRNIESMRELPPLSPSLSRRAASPRVAPDTPSSQPRLGKEVPGSPRVRRKGPEESKGAGGPSPPMLAESPSRRPSFGTCLSPAYGLGSPAVPSPRQSPRSPRKPLGDLRLPAGSRERKNSITEISDNEDELLEYHRRQRQERVREQEMERLERQRLETILNLCAEYTKTDGMEPGDVHRLLAGDTDAGQWVPRGAMALDHAVEELQQRESLERLDEENLKEECSSTESTHHEHEKLTGPRAKEAQRLEEERASVLGHLDQLKGRVKELEQQLQETSREAEMERALLQGEREAEVVRLRQEQEAVQQLQEKLSSLDASIRKERDKEAEALETEAKLFEDLEFQQLERESHLEEEREARGQQLLQSQAECQRSIARRKERVAALDAQAAQIQLQSAQEAERLARERSSILQLLQKEKEKLVSLERRYQLVTGGRSFPKMSSALREVYRAKTEGGAGVLTPRMKSGTPSSSQINLSMLERSPSPKGPPSPAGSLSRNLVATLQDIETKRQLALQQKAKLLPAEPLQPGNLPGRQVIEEQKRRLAELKQKAAAEAQSQWEALHGQPPFPTAFPRLVHHSILHHHRPHGAGPRSEELDHAYDTLSLESSDSMETSISIGNNSACSPDNISSASGMETGKIEEMEKMLKEAHEEKSRLMESREREMELRQQALEDERWRREQLERRLQDETARRQKLVEKEVKLREKHFSQARPLTRYLPIRKEDFNLRLHIESSGHNVDTCYHIILTEKMCKGYLVKMGGKIKSWKKRWFVFDRMKRTLSYYVDKHETKLKGVIYFQAIEEVYYDHLRSAAKSPNPPLTFCVKTHDRLYYMVAPSAEAMRIWMDVIVTGAEGYTQFMN from the exons ATGCTGGGAAGTGCGACCCCCCAGTGCCTGGGGAACATGGGCACCCTGTCTCGGAGGGTCCCGCTCGGCACCAGGACCAGGTGGCAG CCCGTGTCCAGTGCCATCCGACGTCTCCAAGAAGGTACCATGGAGGCATCTGGCAGGACCCCCACCAGCTCAACCCACAGAGTCCAGACTGTCATCCAG AGCAGCCCCCTGGACCTGATCGACACGGGCAAGGGGCTGAAAGTGCAGACGGAGAAGCCACATTTGGTGAGCCTGGGCAGCGGTCGCCTCAGCACTGCCATCACACTCCTGCCCTTGGAGGAAG GGAGGACAACCATTGGCACGGCTGCAACAGACATCATCCTGCAGGGCCCCGGGCTGGCACCCCAGCACTGCTACATCGAGAACGTGCGAGGGACGCTCACCCTGCACCCCTGTGGCAACGCCTGCGCCATCGATGGCGTGCCACTCCAGCGGCCCACGCACCTCACCCAAG GGTGCACCATCTGCCTGGGCCAGGCCACCTTCCTCCGCTTCAACCACCCTGCTGAGGCCAAGTGGATTAAGAGCATGATCCCAGCGGGGAGCAGAAGCCCATCGGCTCTCTACGGGCTACCAGGAA AATCAGAGGCCCTGGTGAATGGTGGCCGCCAGCTGTCAGAGCGTGGgtgtcacagccacagctcccttGTCAGCTCCATCGAGAAGGACCTGCAGGACATTATGGACTCGCTGGTGCTGGAGGAGTCTGCATCCCCGGGCATCCATAAGCCGCCTGCCTGTGGCCGATCCGCCCTCTCCCCTGTGGTGAATGGGGGTGGGCGCTGCCTCCTGTCtcctccagccagccctggggctgcctcagGGGGCTCCAGCTATGAGAacttttctcccctctcctccccagccagcagcagtagCTACACCAGCCCCTCACTCAGCAGCCAAGAGCAGGGCCCCGCCGTGCCGCCCCCCCTCCCTCTTCGCTCCTCCAGCTACAACCACACTGTCCAGCCACCCACTCTTCCTGCCGGGGGTTCTAGTGAGCCTTGGCCAGCTGACAGGCTCGGGGACCACCGGATGGGCAGCCCCCAGCTGACGCCCAGGGTGGTGCCACGGCCACGGGTGGCCCTGCAGGAGCGGCCCCCCAGTCCCTTCCGGGAGCCACGAGACGCTCTGGCCCCCGGCCGGCAGCCCCCCAGCAAGGCAGCCCCAGAGGCCCGGCTGCAGCCCCCTGAGAGCCCCCGGGTGGCCCGGAGGAACATTGAGAGCATGCGGGAGCTGCCTCCCCTGAGTCCCTCCTTGTCACGCCGGGCTGCCAGCCCCCGGGTGGCCCCTGACAccccctcctcacagccccGGCTGGGCAAGGAAGTGCCTGGCAGCCCCCGTGTCCGGCGCAAGGGCCCAGAGGAGTCGAAAGGTGCTGGGGGTCCCTCACCCCCAATGCTGGCAGAGAGCCCCTCACGCCGTCCCAGTTTCGGTACTTGCCTGAGCCCAGCGTATGGGCTGggctccccagctgtgccctcgCCCCGGCAGAGCCCCCGCTCCCCCAGGAAGCCTTTGGGGGACCTTCGGCTGCCAGCGGGGTCACGGGAGCGCAAGAACAGCATCACTGAGATCAGCGACAACGAGGATGAATTGCTGGAGTACCAtcggcggcagcggcaggagcGGGTTcgggagcaggagatggagcGCCTG GAGCGGCAGCGCCTGGAGACCATCCTGAACCTCTGTGCTGAGTACACCAAGACAGATGGCATGGAGCCAGGTGACGTGCACAGGCTCCTGGCTGGTGACACAGATGCTGGCCAGTGGGTGCCCAGGGGTGCCATGGCCCTGGACCATGCTGttgaagagctgcagcagagggagagCCTGGAGAGGTTGGATGAGGAGAACCTGAAGGAGgagtgcagcagcactgagagtACCCACCACGAG CACGAGAAGCTGACAGGCCCCCGGGCCAAGGAGGCGCAGCGGCTGGAGGAGGAGCGTGCCAGTGTCCTTGGACACCTGGACCAGCTGAAGGGCCGTGtcaaggagctggagcagcagctgcaggagacaTCGCGAGAG GCAGAGATGGAGCGGGCGCTGCTGCAGGGTGAGCGGGAGGCAGAGGTGGTGCggctgcggcaggagcaggaagccgtgcagcagctgcaggagaagctcTCCAGCCTGGATGCCAGCATCCGCAAGGAGCGGGACAAG GAGGCAGAGGCACTGGAGACGGAGGCCAAGCTGTTTGAGGACCTGGagttccagcagctggagcGAGAGAGCCACCTGGAAGAGGAGCGCGAGGCACgaggccagcagctcctgcagagccaggctgagtGCCAGCGCAGCATTGCCCGCAGGAAG gagcgggtggctgccctggatgcCCAGGCTGCCCAGATTCAGCTTCAGAGTGCCCAGGAGGCTGAGCGCCTGGCCAGGGAGCGaagcagcatcctgcagctcctgcagaag gagaaggagaagctCGTGTCTCTGGAGAGGCGATACCAGCTCGTCACAGGTGGCAGAAGCTTTCCTAAAATGTCATCAGCTCTCCGAGAG GTCTATCGTGCAAAAACAGAGGGTGGTGCAGGTGTCCTCACCCCTCGGATGAAGAGTGGGACCCCTTCATCCTCGCAGATCAACCTCTCCATGCTGGAGCGCAGCCCCTCACCCAAG GGCCCCCCAAGCCCAGCGGGCAGCCTGTCCCGCAACCTGGTGGCCACGCTGCAGGACATCGAGACCAAGCGccagctggccctgcagcagaAGG CCAAgcttctcccagcagagcccttgCAACCGGGCAATCTACCAG GTCGGCAGGTGATTGAGGAGCAGAAACGGcgcctggcagagctgaagcAGAAAGCGGCTGCTGAGGCGCAGTCCCAGTGGGAAGCCCTGCATGGGCAGCCCCCCTTCCCCACTGCCTTCCCCCGGCTCGTGCACCACTCCATCCTCCACCACCACCGTCCCCATGGTGCTGGGCCCCGGTCCGAGGAGCTGGACCATGCGTACGACAcactcagcctggagagctcaGACAGCATGGAGACCAGCATCTCCATTGGCAACAACTCCGCCTGCTCACCTGACAACATTTCCAG TGCCAGCGGGATGGAGACAGGGAAGATTGAGGAGATGGAGAAGATGCTGAAGGAGGCACACGAGGAGAAGTCGCGGTTGATGGAGTCCCGG GAGCGGGAAATGGAGCTGCGTCAGCAGGCGCTGGAGGATGAGCGCTGGCGCCGGGAGCAGCTGGAACGCCGACTGCAGGACGAGACTGCGCGGAGGCAGAAACTGGTGGAGAAGGAAGTCAAACTGCGAGAGAAGCACTTCTCACAG GCTCGTCCCCTGACACGGTACCTCCCCATCCGCAAGGAGGATTTCAACCTGCGGCTGCACATCGAGTCCTCAGGCCACAACGTTGACACCTGCTACCACATCATCCTGACGGAGAAGATGTGCAAGGGCTACCTGGTCAAGATGGGCGGGAAGATCAAATCTTGGAAGAAGCGCTGGTTTGTCTTTGACCGCATGAAGCGCACCCTCTCATACTATGTGG ATAAACATGAGACAAAGCTGAAGGGTGTTATCTACTTCCAAGCCATCGAAGAGGTTTACTACGATCACCTCCGCAGTGCTGCAAAG AGCCCCAACCCTCCGCTCACTTTCTGTGTCAAGACCCACGACCGACTCTACTACATGGTGGCACCGTCAGCTGAGGCCATGCGCATCTGGATGGACGTCATTGTCACAGGGGCAGAGGGTTACACCCAGTTCATGAACTGA
- the PHLDB1 gene encoding pleckstrin homology-like domain family B member 1 isoform X11 has translation MLGSATPQCLGNMGTLSRRVPLGTRTRWQPVSSAIRRLQEGTMEASGRTPTSSTHRVQTVIQSSPLDLIDTGKGLKVQTEKPHLVSLGSGRLSTAITLLPLEEGRTTIGTAATDIILQGPGLAPQHCYIENVRGTLTLHPCGNACAIDGVPLQRPTHLTQGCTICLGQATFLRFNHPAEAKWIKSMIPAGSRSPSALYGLPGKSEALVNGGRQLSERGCHSHSSLVSSIEKDLQDIMDSLVLEESASPGIHKPPACGRSALSPVVNGGGRCLLSPPASPGAASGGSSYENFSPLSSPASSSSYTSPSLSSQEQGPAVPPPLPLRSSSYNHTVQPPTLPAGGSSEPWPADRLGDHRMGSPQLTPRVVPRPRVALQERPPSPFREPRDALAPGRQPPSKAAPEARLQPPESPRVARRNIESMRELPPLSPSLSRRAASPRVAPDTPSSQPRLGKEVPGSPRVRRKGPEESKGAGGPSPPMLAESPSRRPSFGTCLSPAYGLGSPAVPSPRQSPRSPRKPLGDLRLPAGSRERKNSITEISDNEDELLEYHRRQRQERVREQEMERLERQRLETILNLCAEYTKTDGMEPGDVHRLLAGDTDAGQWVPRGAMALDHAVEELQQRESLERLDEENLKEECSSTESTHHEHEKLTGPRAKEAQRLEEERASVLGHLDQLKGRVKELEQQLQETSREAEMERALLQGEREAEVVRLRQEQEAVQQLQEKLSSLDASIRKERDKERAKVDAERKELEQLQALYHESKSHLDKCPESMREQLQEQMRREAEALETEAKLFEDLEFQQLERESHLEEEREARGQQLLQSQAECQRSIARRKERVAALDAQAAQIQLQSAQEAERLARERSSILQLLQKEKEKLVSLERRYQLVTGGRSFPKMSSALREYVTVEQLSGILGSLHTPAASLLGCTPLASSSGCAPPLPPLPSLPSPFVSAEMEQQLLGGPVCLPALDLEKWYQEVMAGFETSSSSVSPPSSPPPLPAKAHSSHKALQVYRAKTEGGAGVLTPRMKSGTPSSSQINLSMLERSPSPKLTTCCPAQGPPSPAGSLSRNLVATLQDIETKRQLALQQKAKLLPAEPLQPGNLPGRQVIEEQKRRLAELKQKAAAEAQSQWEALHGQPPFPTAFPRLVHHSILHHHRPHGAGPRSEELDHAYDTLSLESSDSMETSISIGNNSACSPDNISSASGMETGKIEEMEKMLKEAHEEKSRLMESREREMELRQQALEDERWRREQLERRLQDETARRQKLVEKEVKLREKHFSQARPLTRYLPIRKEDFNLRLHIESSGHNVDTCYHIILTEKMCKGYLVKMGGKIKSWKKRWFVFDRMKRTLSYYVDKHETKLKGVIYFQAIEEVYYDHLRSAAKSPNPPLTFCVKTHDRLYYMVAPSAEAMRIWMDVIVTGAEGYTQFMN, from the exons ATGCTGGGAAGTGCGACCCCCCAGTGCCTGGGGAACATGGGCACCCTGTCTCGGAGGGTCCCGCTCGGCACCAGGACCAGGTGGCAG CCCGTGTCCAGTGCCATCCGACGTCTCCAAGAAGGTACCATGGAGGCATCTGGCAGGACCCCCACCAGCTCAACCCACAGAGTCCAGACTGTCATCCAG AGCAGCCCCCTGGACCTGATCGACACGGGCAAGGGGCTGAAAGTGCAGACGGAGAAGCCACATTTGGTGAGCCTGGGCAGCGGTCGCCTCAGCACTGCCATCACACTCCTGCCCTTGGAGGAAG GGAGGACAACCATTGGCACGGCTGCAACAGACATCATCCTGCAGGGCCCCGGGCTGGCACCCCAGCACTGCTACATCGAGAACGTGCGAGGGACGCTCACCCTGCACCCCTGTGGCAACGCCTGCGCCATCGATGGCGTGCCACTCCAGCGGCCCACGCACCTCACCCAAG GGTGCACCATCTGCCTGGGCCAGGCCACCTTCCTCCGCTTCAACCACCCTGCTGAGGCCAAGTGGATTAAGAGCATGATCCCAGCGGGGAGCAGAAGCCCATCGGCTCTCTACGGGCTACCAGGAA AATCAGAGGCCCTGGTGAATGGTGGCCGCCAGCTGTCAGAGCGTGGgtgtcacagccacagctcccttGTCAGCTCCATCGAGAAGGACCTGCAGGACATTATGGACTCGCTGGTGCTGGAGGAGTCTGCATCCCCGGGCATCCATAAGCCGCCTGCCTGTGGCCGATCCGCCCTCTCCCCTGTGGTGAATGGGGGTGGGCGCTGCCTCCTGTCtcctccagccagccctggggctgcctcagGGGGCTCCAGCTATGAGAacttttctcccctctcctccccagccagcagcagtagCTACACCAGCCCCTCACTCAGCAGCCAAGAGCAGGGCCCCGCCGTGCCGCCCCCCCTCCCTCTTCGCTCCTCCAGCTACAACCACACTGTCCAGCCACCCACTCTTCCTGCCGGGGGTTCTAGTGAGCCTTGGCCAGCTGACAGGCTCGGGGACCACCGGATGGGCAGCCCCCAGCTGACGCCCAGGGTGGTGCCACGGCCACGGGTGGCCCTGCAGGAGCGGCCCCCCAGTCCCTTCCGGGAGCCACGAGACGCTCTGGCCCCCGGCCGGCAGCCCCCCAGCAAGGCAGCCCCAGAGGCCCGGCTGCAGCCCCCTGAGAGCCCCCGGGTGGCCCGGAGGAACATTGAGAGCATGCGGGAGCTGCCTCCCCTGAGTCCCTCCTTGTCACGCCGGGCTGCCAGCCCCCGGGTGGCCCCTGACAccccctcctcacagccccGGCTGGGCAAGGAAGTGCCTGGCAGCCCCCGTGTCCGGCGCAAGGGCCCAGAGGAGTCGAAAGGTGCTGGGGGTCCCTCACCCCCAATGCTGGCAGAGAGCCCCTCACGCCGTCCCAGTTTCGGTACTTGCCTGAGCCCAGCGTATGGGCTGggctccccagctgtgccctcgCCCCGGCAGAGCCCCCGCTCCCCCAGGAAGCCTTTGGGGGACCTTCGGCTGCCAGCGGGGTCACGGGAGCGCAAGAACAGCATCACTGAGATCAGCGACAACGAGGATGAATTGCTGGAGTACCAtcggcggcagcggcaggagcGGGTTcgggagcaggagatggagcGCCTG GAGCGGCAGCGCCTGGAGACCATCCTGAACCTCTGTGCTGAGTACACCAAGACAGATGGCATGGAGCCAGGTGACGTGCACAGGCTCCTGGCTGGTGACACAGATGCTGGCCAGTGGGTGCCCAGGGGTGCCATGGCCCTGGACCATGCTGttgaagagctgcagcagagggagagCCTGGAGAGGTTGGATGAGGAGAACCTGAAGGAGgagtgcagcagcactgagagtACCCACCACGAG CACGAGAAGCTGACAGGCCCCCGGGCCAAGGAGGCGCAGCGGCTGGAGGAGGAGCGTGCCAGTGTCCTTGGACACCTGGACCAGCTGAAGGGCCGTGtcaaggagctggagcagcagctgcaggagacaTCGCGAGAG GCAGAGATGGAGCGGGCGCTGCTGCAGGGTGAGCGGGAGGCAGAGGTGGTGCggctgcggcaggagcaggaagccgtgcagcagctgcaggagaagctcTCCAGCCTGGATGCCAGCATCCGCAAGGAGCGGGACAAG GAAAGGGCAAAGGTTGATGCTGAAAGGAAGGAGCTAGAGCAACTCCAGGCGCTTTACCATGAGTCGAAGAGCCACCTTGATAAGTGCCCCGAGTCAATGCGGGAGCAATTGCAGGAGCAGATGCGAAGG GAGGCAGAGGCACTGGAGACGGAGGCCAAGCTGTTTGAGGACCTGGagttccagcagctggagcGAGAGAGCCACCTGGAAGAGGAGCGCGAGGCACgaggccagcagctcctgcagagccaggctgagtGCCAGCGCAGCATTGCCCGCAGGAAG gagcgggtggctgccctggatgcCCAGGCTGCCCAGATTCAGCTTCAGAGTGCCCAGGAGGCTGAGCGCCTGGCCAGGGAGCGaagcagcatcctgcagctcctgcagaag gagaaggagaagctCGTGTCTCTGGAGAGGCGATACCAGCTCGTCACAGGTGGCAGAAGCTTTCCTAAAATGTCATCAGCTCTCCGAGAG TACGTGACCGTTGAGCAACTCTCGGGTATCCTGGGCAGCCTCCACacccctgctgcttccctgctggGCTGTACCCCTCTGGCTTCTTCATCAGGCTgtgctcctcctcttcctcctcttccatctctcccttctcccttcgTCTCTGCAGAG atggagcagcagctgttggGAGGCCCTGTGTGTCTCCCGGCTCTTGATTTAGAGAAGTGGTACCAGGAGGTTATGGCTGGCTTTGAgacctcctcttcctctgtctctcctccttcttcccctcctccacTTCCAGCTAAAGCTCACTCCTCTCACAAGGCTCTCCAG GTCTATCGTGCAAAAACAGAGGGTGGTGCAGGTGTCCTCACCCCTCGGATGAAGAGTGGGACCCCTTCATCCTCGCAGATCAACCTCTCCATGCTGGAGCGCAGCCCCTCACCCAAG CTGACCACCTGCTGTCCTGCCCAGGGCCCCCCAAGCCCAGCGGGCAGCCTGTCCCGCAACCTGGTGGCCACGCTGCAGGACATCGAGACCAAGCGccagctggccctgcagcagaAGG CCAAgcttctcccagcagagcccttgCAACCGGGCAATCTACCAG GTCGGCAGGTGATTGAGGAGCAGAAACGGcgcctggcagagctgaagcAGAAAGCGGCTGCTGAGGCGCAGTCCCAGTGGGAAGCCCTGCATGGGCAGCCCCCCTTCCCCACTGCCTTCCCCCGGCTCGTGCACCACTCCATCCTCCACCACCACCGTCCCCATGGTGCTGGGCCCCGGTCCGAGGAGCTGGACCATGCGTACGACAcactcagcctggagagctcaGACAGCATGGAGACCAGCATCTCCATTGGCAACAACTCCGCCTGCTCACCTGACAACATTTCCAG TGCCAGCGGGATGGAGACAGGGAAGATTGAGGAGATGGAGAAGATGCTGAAGGAGGCACACGAGGAGAAGTCGCGGTTGATGGAGTCCCGG GAGCGGGAAATGGAGCTGCGTCAGCAGGCGCTGGAGGATGAGCGCTGGCGCCGGGAGCAGCTGGAACGCCGACTGCAGGACGAGACTGCGCGGAGGCAGAAACTGGTGGAGAAGGAAGTCAAACTGCGAGAGAAGCACTTCTCACAG GCTCGTCCCCTGACACGGTACCTCCCCATCCGCAAGGAGGATTTCAACCTGCGGCTGCACATCGAGTCCTCAGGCCACAACGTTGACACCTGCTACCACATCATCCTGACGGAGAAGATGTGCAAGGGCTACCTGGTCAAGATGGGCGGGAAGATCAAATCTTGGAAGAAGCGCTGGTTTGTCTTTGACCGCATGAAGCGCACCCTCTCATACTATGTGG ATAAACATGAGACAAAGCTGAAGGGTGTTATCTACTTCCAAGCCATCGAAGAGGTTTACTACGATCACCTCCGCAGTGCTGCAAAG AGCCCCAACCCTCCGCTCACTTTCTGTGTCAAGACCCACGACCGACTCTACTACATGGTGGCACCGTCAGCTGAGGCCATGCGCATCTGGATGGACGTCATTGTCACAGGGGCAGAGGGTTACACCCAGTTCATGAACTGA